A stretch of the Lolium perenne isolate Kyuss_39 chromosome 3, Kyuss_2.0, whole genome shotgun sequence genome encodes the following:
- the LOC139838203 gene encoding uncharacterized protein, which yields MVRTRWLKMDEDFAAVARRNAENRGDGGTHCGGNLSYERYKGKMRAALGPEEEMSDLEIYNKMRLKKPDLSQPQPSLPEYFGTYAEDVENYCAMVRYRHPEVDDPMSAEVDEESLVLSSGGLPHGRLAMLNKAVKHTLTTTFTRLKAGLTKDSPPLPPRRRARQQPAYDVNFPHFHPLSDFRSYIAKC from the exons atggttaggacgaggtggctcaagatggacgaggactttgcagccgtggcgaggcggaacgcggagaaccgaggcgacggtggcacacactgtgggggaaacctcagctacgagcgctacaaggggaagatg agggccgcgttaggacccgaggaggagatgtctgacctcgagatatacaacaagatgcggcttaagaagcccgatctctcgcagcctcagccctcgctcccTGAGTACTTCGGCACCTACGCCGAGGACGTCGAGAACTACTGCGCGATGGTGAGGtatcgtcacccggaggtggatgaccccatgagcgcggaggtcgacgaggagtcgttggtcctgtcgtccggagggttgccgcatggccgtctcgccatgctgaacaaggccgtcaagcataccctcaccacgaccttcacgcgtctcaaggcgggcctcaccaaggacagcccccctctcccgcctcgtcgccgggctcggcaacaacccgcatacgacgtaaatttccctcatttccatcctctttccgactttcgttcatacattgctaagtgctaa